In Amycolatopsis solani, a single window of DNA contains:
- a CDS encoding VgrG-related protein, whose amino-acid sequence MANETFTNTLVVEVEGTPLADDVKVMLSYAYVDDSRNLPDTFVLRFRDPGSVVLDKGKFKVGAKVTLKVQTSDPEGPQELMAGEVTAVAIDLDPHGTFTEVRGYDQAHRLFRGRRVAAYPNMTISDVVRKIAGRAGIAAGKIDDVRGFGGRPNTQLSQDNVSDWEFLSRLADAVGAQIAVREGKLNFELPEKPSGAPSTTTKATTDPLVLEAHGTLVSLRASVTAAEQVPEVRVNGWDYEHKQPVTATATPRNAGTDVPEVDPVALAKKFASPPFLDAAAPRRAQAEADATAKALADRFGSACTELDGVAKGNPKLRAGTAVTLTGVGRPFSGKYTLTGTRHLFNAEVGYTTEFTVSGRQERSLYGLVAGGAKSSPWPGVVPAQVSDLKDPANLGRVKLTFPWLDRDFTSTWARTVQPGAGKDRGALVLPEVGDEVLVGFEHGDFEAPYVLGGLHNTKDAAPRLSKDPVDGTSGQVTVRGFVSRKGHKLEFAEDDGITLASGDAKFVVKIDQKNQVIEVTSGKSVTVKAQNGVSIDAGTGPLELKGQKVTVKSQTDASIEASSRLKLNGTAGVKVEGATVSVAGQGQTELTASGVVTVRGGLVKIN is encoded by the coding sequence ATGGCTAACGAGACCTTCACCAACACCCTCGTCGTCGAGGTCGAGGGCACCCCGCTGGCCGACGACGTCAAGGTGATGCTCAGCTACGCCTACGTCGACGACAGCCGGAACCTGCCGGACACGTTCGTGCTGCGCTTCCGCGACCCCGGGTCCGTCGTGCTGGACAAGGGCAAGTTCAAGGTCGGGGCGAAGGTCACGCTCAAGGTCCAGACGTCCGATCCCGAAGGCCCGCAAGAGCTGATGGCCGGTGAAGTCACCGCGGTCGCGATCGACCTGGACCCGCACGGCACGTTCACCGAGGTCCGCGGGTACGACCAGGCGCACCGGTTGTTCCGCGGCCGCCGGGTGGCGGCGTACCCGAACATGACGATCTCGGACGTCGTGCGCAAGATCGCCGGGCGCGCGGGCATCGCGGCCGGGAAGATCGACGACGTCCGGGGCTTCGGCGGCCGCCCGAACACCCAGCTGAGCCAGGACAACGTCAGTGACTGGGAGTTCCTGTCGCGGCTGGCCGACGCGGTGGGCGCGCAGATCGCCGTCCGCGAGGGGAAGCTGAACTTCGAACTCCCCGAAAAACCCTCCGGCGCGCCTTCGACGACGACCAAGGCGACCACGGACCCGCTCGTCCTGGAGGCGCACGGGACGCTGGTCAGCCTCCGCGCGAGCGTCACCGCGGCCGAGCAGGTGCCCGAGGTGCGGGTCAACGGCTGGGACTACGAGCACAAGCAGCCGGTCACCGCCACCGCGACCCCGCGCAACGCGGGCACCGACGTACCCGAGGTGGACCCGGTGGCGCTGGCGAAGAAGTTCGCGAGCCCGCCCTTCCTCGACGCCGCCGCACCCCGGCGCGCCCAGGCCGAAGCGGACGCGACCGCGAAAGCACTGGCCGACCGGTTCGGCAGCGCCTGCACCGAACTCGACGGCGTCGCGAAGGGCAACCCGAAGCTGCGCGCCGGCACCGCGGTCACGCTCACCGGCGTCGGACGGCCCTTCTCCGGCAAGTACACCCTGACCGGCACCCGGCACCTGTTCAACGCCGAAGTCGGCTACACGACCGAATTCACCGTGTCCGGCCGCCAGGAACGCTCGCTCTACGGCCTGGTCGCCGGCGGGGCGAAGAGCTCGCCGTGGCCGGGCGTGGTCCCCGCGCAGGTGAGCGACCTCAAGGACCCGGCGAACCTCGGCCGCGTGAAGCTGACCTTCCCGTGGCTGGACCGGGACTTCACCAGCACCTGGGCCCGCACGGTGCAGCCCGGCGCGGGCAAGGACCGGGGCGCGCTGGTGCTGCCCGAGGTCGGCGACGAGGTCCTGGTCGGCTTCGAACACGGCGACTTCGAAGCGCCCTACGTCCTCGGCGGGCTCCACAACACCAAGGACGCCGCCCCGCGCCTGAGCAAGGACCCCGTCGACGGCACCAGCGGGCAGGTCACCGTCCGCGGGTTCGTCTCGCGGAAGGGGCACAAGCTGGAATTCGCCGAAGACGACGGCATCACCCTGGCCTCCGGTGACGCGAAGTTCGTGGTCAAGATCGACCAGAAGAACCAGGTCATCGAGGTCACCAGCGGCAAGAGCGTCACGGTCAAGGCCCAGAACGGCGTCAGCATTGACGCCGGGACCGGGCCGCTGGAGCTCAAGGGCCAGAAGGTGACGGTGAAGTCCCAGACCGACGCCAGCATCGAGGCGAGCAGCCGGCTGAAGCTGAACGGCACCGCCGGCGTGAAGGTCGAGGGCGCCACCGTGTCGGTCGCCGGGCAGGGCCAGACGGAACTGACCGCCAGCGGTGTCGTCACCGTGCGCGGCGGCCTGGTCAAGATCAACTGA
- a CDS encoding GPW/gp25 family protein, producing MKDFLGRGLAFPLHTDATGSIALVGGEREVVESIRLILATSPGERPMRPEFGCAVHDLVFAPADAATAGQIAYEVRTALERWEPRITLDDVVVGFDAADRGTLLIDIRYHLRGTNDPRNLVFPFYVIPPHESAALDSPVDGA from the coding sequence ATGAAGGACTTCCTGGGCCGGGGACTGGCGTTCCCGCTGCACACCGACGCGACCGGGTCGATCGCGCTGGTCGGCGGCGAACGCGAGGTCGTCGAGAGCATCCGGCTGATCCTGGCCACGTCGCCGGGCGAGCGCCCGATGCGCCCGGAGTTCGGCTGCGCGGTCCACGACCTGGTGTTCGCGCCGGCCGACGCGGCGACCGCCGGGCAGATCGCCTACGAGGTGCGGACCGCGCTGGAGCGCTGGGAGCCGCGGATCACCCTCGACGACGTCGTCGTCGGCTTCGACGCGGCCGACCGGGGCACCCTGCTCATCGACATCCGCTACCACCTGCGCGGCACGAACGACCCGCGCAACCTCGTCTTCCCCTTCTACGTGATCCCGCCGCACGAGTCCGCAGCGCTCGATTCCCCAGTGGACGGTGCGTGA
- a CDS encoding phage tail protein, translating to MPDTEEAVAVCYVVKLDDKNLGNLGAFSSCDGLGCEFVMEQREEGGNNGMVWQLPTRIKYSNIKLSRPVTAASSQITKWFASLASGIERKTATIEARTLEGTVIASWALEGVVPVRWSGPQLSPDSPKVATETLELAHHGFLSPAKKG from the coding sequence ATGCCGGACACCGAAGAGGCCGTCGCCGTCTGCTACGTCGTCAAACTGGACGACAAGAACCTCGGCAACCTCGGCGCCTTCTCCAGCTGTGACGGGCTGGGGTGCGAATTCGTCATGGAACAGCGGGAAGAGGGCGGCAACAACGGCATGGTCTGGCAGCTGCCGACCCGGATCAAGTACTCGAACATCAAGCTCTCGCGGCCGGTCACCGCGGCTAGCTCGCAGATCACCAAGTGGTTCGCCAGCCTCGCGAGCGGGATCGAGCGCAAGACCGCCACCATCGAGGCGCGCACCCTCGAAGGGACCGTCATCGCCAGCTGGGCCCTGGAAGGCGTCGTCCCGGTGCGCTGGAGCGGGCCGCAGCTCTCGCCCGACTCGCCCAAGGTCGCCACCGAGACCCTCGAGCTGGCCCACCACGGCTTCCTCAGCCCGGCGAAGAAGGGCTAG
- a CDS encoding PAAR domain-containing protein encodes MPPAARVGDPTGHPGVIAGPGVPTVLIGGLPAANVGTLHTCSFPPPAVHPPTPIAPPGCPTVLLGGMPAARMGDLATCGAPIVMGCPTVLIGG; translated from the coding sequence ATGCCACCAGCCGCGAGGGTCGGCGACCCGACGGGGCACCCGGGCGTCATCGCCGGGCCGGGGGTGCCGACCGTGCTGATCGGCGGGCTGCCCGCCGCGAACGTCGGCACGCTGCACACCTGCTCGTTCCCGCCGCCCGCGGTGCACCCGCCGACGCCGATCGCGCCACCGGGCTGCCCGACCGTCCTGCTCGGCGGCATGCCCGCGGCCCGGATGGGCGACCTGGCCACCTGCGGCGCGCCGATCGTCATGGGCTGCCCGACCGTCCTGATCGGAGGCTGA
- a CDS encoding CIS tube protein, with amino-acid sequence MSSPVTFTSAGSAPPAAYGSGEPAPNNLQRALLEVRKPPQSGGTGQPPGEKMFDIKFQFNPKELSLSKNAKWGRDAQPNAKKSAPPQFKGSDPAKLALEMFLDATDKMDDAVVKKVEQLFTCCVATEDSRQHRKPSPPWVIFKWGGMTGFPAYVSSVTAKYTLFTPSGTPVRAVCTVNLEEIAGELSGQNPTSGALAARDTHVLVAGDSLPSIAFRAYGDPGRWREIADANDIDDPMRLRPGTRLLVPALEELDG; translated from the coding sequence ATGTCCTCACCCGTCACCTTCACCTCGGCCGGCTCCGCGCCGCCCGCTGCCTACGGGTCCGGTGAGCCCGCGCCGAACAACCTGCAGCGCGCCTTGCTGGAAGTGCGGAAGCCGCCGCAGTCCGGGGGGACCGGGCAGCCGCCGGGGGAGAAGATGTTCGACATCAAGTTCCAGTTCAACCCCAAGGAACTGTCGCTGAGCAAGAACGCCAAGTGGGGGCGGGACGCGCAGCCGAACGCCAAGAAGAGCGCGCCGCCGCAGTTCAAGGGGTCCGATCCGGCGAAGCTGGCGCTGGAGATGTTCCTCGACGCCACCGACAAGATGGACGACGCCGTCGTCAAGAAGGTCGAGCAGCTGTTCACCTGCTGCGTGGCCACCGAGGACAGCCGCCAGCACCGCAAACCCTCGCCGCCGTGGGTGATCTTCAAGTGGGGTGGCATGACCGGCTTCCCCGCCTACGTCTCCAGCGTGACGGCCAAGTACACGCTCTTCACACCGTCGGGGACGCCGGTCCGCGCGGTCTGCACGGTGAACCTGGAGGAGATCGCGGGTGAGCTGAGCGGCCAGAACCCGACGTCCGGCGCGCTCGCGGCCCGGGACACCCACGTGCTCGTCGCCGGGGATTCGCTGCCCTCCATCGCGTTCCGGGCCTACGGCGACCCCGGCCGGTGGCGCGAGATCGCCGACGCCAACGACATCGACGACCCGATGCGGCTGCGGCCCGGCACCCGGCTGCTGGTGCCCGCGCTGGAGGAGCTCGATGGCTAA